A region from the Schistocerca serialis cubense isolate TAMUIC-IGC-003099 chromosome 1, iqSchSeri2.2, whole genome shotgun sequence genome encodes:
- the LOC126430355 gene encoding uncharacterized protein LOC126430355: MVLAVSAIGNSVPPVFLFPRVFCKDHFIINGPPGCIETSYPSGWITSESFLKFIKHFHGHVRSTKGNPCLLVLDNHESHLSIGVLNYFCKENVIVMLSFPPHTSHRLQPLDRSVCGPFKEFYFASVDDWMINNPGKTVTIYDIPGIVKMALPRAIKSTNIISEFQVTGKRHTTEKCLLMMTSCPAQSRIER, translated from the coding sequence ATGGTATTGGCTGTCAGTGCCATCGGCAACTCAGTTCctccggtgttcttatttccaagAGTATTCTGCAAGGATCACTTCATCATTAACGGACCACCAGGATGTATTGAAACTTCCTACCCATCCGGATGGATCACATCTGAATCGTTTTTGAAGTTCATTAAACATTTTCACGGCCACGTAAGATCTACCAAGGGCAATCCCTGCTTGTTGGTTTTAGATAACCATGAATCACATTTATCTATTGGAGTGCTCAACTACTTCTGCAAGGAAAATGTTATCGTCATGTTGTCGTTTCCCCCGCACACTTCCCACCGCCTGCAACCTCTTGACAGGTCAGTTTGTGGGCCTTTCAAGGAATTTTACTTCGCTTCAGTAGACGACTGGATGATCAACAATCCAGGGAAAACTGTAACAATCTACGACATTCCTGGCATAGTAAAGATGGCACTACCTAGAGCAATAAAGTCTACAAATATTATATCTGAATTTCAAGTAACAGGAAAGCGCCATACAACagagaagtgtttactgatgatgaCTTCTTGTCCAGCGCAGTCACGGATAGAGAGATGA